From Xiphophorus couchianus chromosome 4, X_couchianus-1.0, whole genome shotgun sequence, a single genomic window includes:
- the LOC114142564 gene encoding CKLF-like MARVEL transmembrane domain-containing protein 3 translates to MGDIEAPDSSQPRQSVLMSVLPSKEFATSRKGMLLIAEEALSFISFVCFAASAAAAFVTVPLLAFLASVFFLFAYSTKFNERFKGFCFPLMDFIRCVTSSIIFFIISIMAVSKYPDGSSKAAGIFGFIATVVFALDFYVIFNELAGFLKQRGESNEEPAGQRDDFSDSDSD, encoded by the exons ATGGGGGACATCGAGGCGCCCGACTCCAGCCAGCCGCGCCAGTCCGTCCTGATGTCGGTTCTTCCAAGCAAAGAGTTTGCTACTTCAAGGAAAGGAATGCTGCTGATTGCTGAAGAG GCACTTTCCTTCATatcctttgtgtgttttgctgcatcagcagcagcagcctttGTGACAGTCCCCCTGCTGGCATTCCTGGCTTCTGTCTTCTTCTTGTTTGCCTACTCTACCAAATTCAATGAGAGGTTCAAGGGCTTCTGCTTTCCTCTGATG gACTTCATTAGGTGTGTGACATCCTCCATTATCTTTTTCATCATCTCCATAATGGCAGTGTCCAAATATCCAGATGGTTCCTCTAAAGCTGCAGGG ATCTTTGGGTTTATCGCCACTGTTGTTTTCGCTTTAGACTTTTATGTCATTTTCAATGAGCTTGCTGGATTTCTGAAGCAAAGAGGGGAGTCAAATGAAGAGCCTGCAGGACAGAGAG atGACTTCTCAGATTCAGACTCAGATTGA
- the cklf gene encoding chemokine-like factor: MSENDNQKTVDVDAAFLKSRRGIIKVAEMGTLFVAFVCFAVASTPRYLTATLLEFLITLLLLLLYLLKLNKRITFLFWPIVDVFNSVFAAIYFLVLSLMVLISSSVTGALVGGAVSLISAGLLFVDSYTLFRNITFNKPRNESQNQSNK; this comes from the exons ATGTCAGAGAACGACAACCAAAAAACGGTAGATGTGGATGCTGCTTTTCTCAAATCCAGGAGGGGAATAATCAAAGTGGCAGAGATG GGAACCCTGTTTGTTGCATTTGTGTGTTTCGCTGTTGCCTCCACACCAAGGTACCTTACGGCCACATTGTTGGAGTTTCTAATCACTCTACTTCTGCTGCTTTTGTACCTACTGAAACTCAACAAGAGGATCACATTCCTCTTTTGGCCTATTGTT GATGTTTTCAACTCAGTGTTTGCAGCGATCTACTTCCTTGTCTTGAGCCTGATGGTGTTGATTTCAAGCTCTGTCACGGGAGCACTGGTTGGAGGG GCGGTGAGCCTAATTTCAGCTGGACTTCTATTTGTGGACAGCtacacacttttcagaaacatCACATTCAACAAACCAAGAAATGAATCACAGAATCAAAGCAATAAGTAA